Part of the Woronichinia naegeliana WA131 genome, AAAAGAAGACTTTGAAAAGAATGGTCTGAAGATTGTGATTATTTTAGATAATGCGAGCTTCCACAAAAAGCAAGAAATTCTAGACGAGAGCACGGAAGAAATGCCAAACATTATTTTGGAGTTTTTACCCCCCTATAGTCCCGATTATAATTTAATGGAATTGGTATGGCATTCAGCAAAAGAATATATTGCAAATAAATTATTCAAATCAATTGAAGAATTAGAATCTCTCATCCATAAACTTCTTAATGAAGGTGGATTGACAATATGTTGGGGACGTAAAATCAAAAACAAGGGCTCAAGTATTATTGCAAGTTAAACTGATGACAGCTTAAAAGCTTTTAGACCACATACTTCATTTTAAAATTGACGAACTTAATCGCAAAAAAGCCCCCATTCCTAACAATTTATCCTCCCCATTCTCCCAGTCTCCCAGTCTCCCCCTCTCCCTGTCCCCCAGTCTCATATGAGTTAATCGCGCTTGTACTGATTCAGCTAATTGTTCTCATTCTTGTAACTAGGTTTCTACGGTTTGTTGATGACGAAGATAATAGGCGATCGCAACGCCGATGATTCCGAGAATCTACATTTTGATGATCAACAAGGAATTTAAACCCCTTAAGTAAGTGGGCTTAATTAATTGTTAGATAGTAGAACAGGCTTCTAGCCTGTGGACGGGCAGGATGCCATCCGTGTCAACTTAAAGGAATGGGTTCCCAAATTTGTTGATTGAGAGCGGCCTTTTCTCGATGTCGCTTTCTCTCAGCTTTGACCAAACCAAATAACTTAGCACGTTCAGCCAGATAGGTTACTGTATCAGGCTTTTCTCCTCTAGCAATAGCCTTCGCTACATAGTATAGACTCCGAAACACCATCTCTACTGAGATTTTTTCTTTCGGTTGATTTAGAGCAATCGCCACTTCCCCTACCAATTGATTTAAGACCGTATAGAAAATCAAAGTGCAAATAATCTGGATTTGGACACCATTCTTATTCCCTACCCATAAATAGGCTAGTCCTAAAAGTCTTTTCGTTAATAAAAAGGCTTCTTCGATGGGTGTGACCTTTAGTTGATGAAGGAAAAGAAAAGTGTTAACATGGGATGAAAAGTGACAAAGAGGAAACAATGATGACAGCAAAACTAATTAATGTAGAGGGTTCAAAGATAAAAATAGAACTAACATTAGAACTCAGTCGTTCAATGTTGGATACAGAAATAAATATTCAAAAAGGCTTAAACGAAGTAGGTTGCATCGCCAGCAAAGAAGCCTTGAAATATTTAGATACAGATGGTTCACCCTTAAAAATCGGTGAAGAAATCTGGAAGAGTAAGGGAGAGCAACCGAAAGAATATCAAACACCTTATGGTGAGGTTATAGTGAATCGTCATGTATATCAGCGTTCAGTAGGAGGAAAAACGTATTGCCCCTTAGAAAGAGAAGCAAGGATAATCATAACATCAACGCCATTATTGGCAAAACAGGTATCCTCAAAAATGTCAGGGATGGCAGGCAAAGAGGTGAAAAATGATTTATTAGAAAATCATGGTAGAAAAGTAGCGCTATCCTATATCCAAAGATTGAGTGAAGCAGTAGGAAGTGTGGTACAGGCAAAAGAAGAAGCGTGGAGTTATGCCCCGCCCAAGGAGGATAGCCAAATTGCAACAGTGGGAATAGGATTAGATGGAACCTGTATGCTGATGTGTGAGGATGGCTACCGTGAAGCAATGGTGGGAACCGTTTCCCTATACGATAGTGAAGGCGAACGTCAACCTACAATCTATCTAGGTGCGGCACCAGAGTATGGAAAAAAGAGTTTTCTAGAAAGATTAGAAAGAGAAATTGAGCGAGCGAAAAACCGTTATCCAGAGGCAACATTGGTCGGGATAGCAGACGGGGCAGAATCAAATTGGAAGTTTTTAGAAAAGCAAACGGAAGAACAGATATTAGATTTCTATCATGCCTCTGGTTACTTAGGTGCCTTGGCAGAAGCGTTGCATCCGAATACCGTGTCAAAACAAAAAGAATGGTTGACTGAAAATTGTCGAGAACTCAAGCATGAAAAAGGAAAAGCAGGAGAACTGCTAAATCTGATGAAAGAAGTCAAAGAAGAAAAAAGTCATTCTAAGAATCTTACCGAGAAACTACAAGCGGCGATTACTTATTACGAGAATCATCAGCATCAAATGGATTATGCTGAATACATAGAGAAAAAGTATCCGATTGGTTCAGGTGTTACGGAAGCAGCTTGTAAGACGTTGGTCAAACAACGATTATGTTGTTCAGGGATGCGATGGAAGGAAAAAGGAGCAGGAATTATTTTGAGCCTACGAGCTTTGGTATTGACCAAGGAACGATGGAGTCAATTTTGGGCAAAACTTGATCAATATGGGTTCCCTGTAGAACCCTGATTACAACAGCTTTTATCAACTAAAGGTCGCACCCTCTTCGATTGTCCATCGTCTTCGATATAAATCACAGACCTCTTCGGCGGACAGTTGTTCGGGAGACAACACATTTGTTAAATACTGATACCAGATTGTTCCCCATAATACTGAGACTAATCTCACCGGATGCTTGCAAGGATTAGAACGGTAATTTCCCATAATGATAATCTCATCTCTGTAATGACTACCTTGAGACAATACTTGTTTGGTTTTGTAAGATGTACCCGCTCTAAATCTGGTTAGAAAAAACTTTTTAGCTTCTGTTAACAAATCAAACCACACAAAGCTAAAAAATCCCATATCTACGAGAATTAAACCATTTTCTGGTAATTTAGCTGCCAATTCTTCACACCATATTTTATCATTTGATTTATCATTTTCTGTGTACCATAAAGTAACGGGTCTTTGGGTAAAGGCTTCCACTACCATCATTATTTTACCCCCCAATTTACTCTTTTCTTCTTTACTTATTTTCATATTTTTCCTTATCTGCTCTAGCGTTTAGCCATCTGCTATCCACACTGCACTAAACTTTTCTCTTATTTTTTCCCATTTTTCTCCTACTTGGAGCTTCTTCCCTTTTTCGGCTGCTTTTTCTAACACTCCTTTTAGTAATATTGCAAATATTTCGGCTGGCACATTCATCATTCTTTTTGATACTGCCTGTTTGCTTACTTTTAATGATGCTACCCATAGCAATCCCTCTTCCTCTAACAGTCTTACCGCTTCACTTATACCCGCTATTTGACGATACACTATACTTAACACTAATGCCACCATTACTGGTAAATTTAACACCCTATCTCTCATCATTTTCTCATGAGTTCCCTGTAAATATTTTAATGGTGTAAACATTGTGGGTTCTAGTAATTCAAACAACTCTTTTGTTATTTCAGGGATTTCTACCCCTGGCTGATTTGTCTTACGACGTAAGTCTGGGTTTCCTTTTCTCCGAGGATGTTGTCTTGCCATTTGTTTTTTGCTCACTTTTTTATATACTAACCTTTTTTTCAGCCTACTCTTACTTCCGCCTGCTTTTAGGCTAATCTTTTGTGAGTAGGCATTTTGGCTTAAGTTGACACCAATGGCAGGATGCCCATCCCACGTTTTATATTTAATTGTAACCAGCTACTTACCTCATAAGCTTGAAATATGGAATTAATTACTGAAATTCTGCTGAGAACGGGAGAACATCTCGTTTTAGTTCTGATTGCAATGGCAAGCGCGATCACGATCAGCATTCCTTTGGGAATTTTTATTACTCGCCAGAAACAGTCTGCCAAGCCCATTTTGGTGATTGCCAACGCTATTCAAACCATTCCCAGTCTGGCAATTTTTGGCTTTTTAATTACCGTTCCTCTGCTCGGTGGTATTGGTAAAGTTCCCGCTATTGTCGCCCTGACGCTCTATGCCCTCTTGCCCCTCATCCTCAATACCTACACAGGGTTAAATCAAGTTGATCCAGGTTTCATCGAAGCGGGCTTATCGATGGGAATGAGTCGCAGACAGGTTTTGTTTTATATTGAATTACCCCTCGCGCTCAACGTTATTCTGACAGGTATTCGAGTTTCGACTGTCATTTGTGTGGGCATTGCCACCATTGCGGCCGCGATCGGGGCGGGAGGTTTGGGAACCTTTATTTTTCGGGGAATTTCAACAGTTAATAATCAACTTATTTTAGCAGGGGCCATTCCCTCTGCTTTGATTGCCCTAAGTGCAGATTGGGGAATCGGTTGGTTAGAAAAACAATTAACCCGACGGACTCCTCGCCAACCTTTTTCTCGAAAAAAGCGATTAATTTGGTTGAGTTTAGCAGGATTTTTACTATTTAGCTCTATCGGTATTTTTTATCAACAAATAAACTTTAATAATAAAAGTGTTGGAGAAATTACGATTGGTTCTAAAAATTTCACGGAGCAGGTCATTTTAAGTGAAATATTAGCTCAACAAATTGAAAATAATACCAATTTAAAAGTTGATCGCAAGTTTAATTTAGGGGGAACGTTTATTTGCCATGAAGCAGTTAAAGCGGGCAAAATTGCGGGTTATGTGGAATATACGGGAACGGCATTAACGGCGATTTTAAAAGAACCGATTATTAATAATTCCCAGGAAGTTTACCGTCTCGTTAAACAGGCCTATCAAGAACAATTGGCTTTAACGGTCTTTCCTTCTTTGGGCTTTGAAAATACCTTTGCGATCGTTATTCGTGGAGCCGATGCCCAACGTTTAAAGATTAAAACTCTTTCAGAAGCGGCTCGTTATACCAATCAATGGCAAGCAGGATTTGGCTACGAATTTTTAGCGAGAGAAGATGGATTTCCTGGTTTAGCTAAAACCTACGGTTTAGAATTTGCCAAGGCTCCCAAGGAAATGGATTTGGGTTTAATGTATCGGGCTTTGGCGGATAAACAGGTAGATTTGGTAGCGGGAAATTCGACGGATGGTTTGATTCCTATTTTAAAGTTAGTGATTTTGCAAGATGATAAACATTATTTTCCGCCCTATGATGCGGTTCCTGTTTTTAATGAAAAAATTCTGCAAAAATATCCCCAATTACGCACGGCTGTTTTAAAATTATCGGGTCAAATTTCGGCGGAAGAAATGCAGCAATTAAATTATCAAGTTGATAATCAAGTTAAATCTGTGGAGGAATCTGCTAAGTCTTTTTTACAATCTAAGGGATTAATCAAGAATTAATTCTAGTAAGTGGGCTTAATTAATTGTTAGATCGTAGAACAGGCTTCTAGCCTGTGGACAGGCAGGATGCCTATCCTACATTTTATATTTAATTGCAACCAGCTACTTAATTAAACAGAGGGCGATCGCATTTCTAAGCAATTTTACATCAGACTGGGCCTTGATTGATATCTCAAAAATTTAGAGTGTTGGTTTTGCCCGTCTCATCTTTAAGATAAAATAAAAATGCTAAATTTAACCAAAAATTAGGGATATTGATATGGGCATAAAAGCTAAAGAAGTCATTAAGCAGATTACAGTCTCTTTAACCAGTGATATTTTTAATCAGTTACCTTCTCATCGTCGAGACGTTTGGATTCGGGAGGCGATCGCCGAAAAGTTACAACGAGAAAATCGGTTGATTGTCGGTTCTGCTGGGTACATCCCGGATAAAGTAGTACATAGAATCTGGGGTAAAATGGAAAAAAACTGATGAGCGAAAAAAGTATGTTACCGATTCCCCCAGAAGAAAAAGCACTGTTAAAACAGCATCTCACCGAATCAGCTCGTATCCTGCGCAAATATACGGAACCAGAGAAACAGAAGGACTTTGGAAGCATCGAAGTATACTTCAAACGTTCATAATCTGAGATTTATCAAAGCGTTGAAATCGTAAGGTGAGCAAAGAATCAAGCTCCTCCTTATATTTTACGTTAGCATCTTCAAGACATCCTGAAATTGCTGCAGAAAACTGCGTAAAATTTTCATAATATTTTGCGTATAAACACTTCTTCTTCACAAACTTCCACAGTCTTTCAATTAAATTCAAGTTAGGAGAATAAGGAGGTAAGTACAGTAACTCTATTCCTAATGATTCTGCCAACTCCTGCACAATTCGGCATTTTTGATAACGAGCATTGTCTAATACCAACGTAATCGGTATTAATAGTCCTAATTCTGCTATCTTTTCTAGCTGACTTTTCCCGTTAAGTGCGGATTGCAAGCTGCCAGCCTTGGCAAAGGTCATGCAACTTCAACCAACCGCGCCAAAGGACTTGGATACCGAGAGGAGTTTTACGACGATGTTCAAGATAACCACCAAGAAAAGCAACAGACTCGACAGCCCAAGCAACAGTCAAAATAGGGGGAAGTTTTTGAGAGGCGGCTGCTTTTAACACCTGAAGTTGAAGAGGATTAAGAATTTCAATCGCGAGAGCATCGGGCTGGGTACGATGAAGATAAGTAACGTGTAAAAGTTCAACAGCAATGACACTTAAAAAACCCAAAAGAGTTTTCATTCCATCAGAGGCAAGTCGATAACGCTCACTCTGACAACCAGACTTAAGGACTTTATGAAATTCTTCAACCCGCCATCGGTAGGTGTACCAACGAAGAATAGTGACAGCCATCTCAATAGTCTCAACAACTTCTGTAGTCAGAAGCATCCAAGATAAAGGAGTTTCGCCTTCGGGACAATCGATTTCTGTCGCATAAACAGCATAGACATTCAACGGGTCACGATTATCAAAACGATAGGGAGTTCGTAGATTAACTGAGCAAAATCGGACGGCAAGCTTAACCTTCCGTGCTTTTCTTTTTCCTGTACTCGGAATCTCGATTTCTTGATGAAAACGAATCGGTTCTGATTCCAAATGTTGCCAAAGTCGTTCACTATTTTTGTCTAAACTACGATTATGAGACGCTCTGACCAGCACTCCTGTATGCTTGAGTTGACGCACTGAGTCAAAGACTTCTGAAACATCTCCTTCTCTGTCAAATACATGAATTACCCTCGTTGAACTTTCTACCTGTTTCTCACAGGTGTTTAGAGCCTCTACCCATTTGTAGGATTCTTTTTCCTCAAATGGTCTTTGACGAGCTGCTTTTCTTTGTTCTTTCTGTCTTTCTTTTTTCTGCTTCGCCGTTTCATCTGTTGGGGGCTTTTCTTTTACCTCCCTATTCCACAGTTTTTGCCATAATAAACCTAATACTTGTCCTTTTTCTGGCTCAATTGCTAAAGCACTATGCAGTATTAATCCATTCCCTCCTTTTCCAGTCGGCCCATACCCTTCCCTTTTTTCCTTGATATTGCGATAATCTAAGAAGGTCGTATCTCCGACTGATAGCATTATCTTATATTCTTCTACGGCGGCAGTTGTCATTTCACAGTGCGGCTCTATTATCTTGACAAAGTCTGTTTTCGGATTCCCAAAAATTCATAGGCCCTCTTTAACTCGTTGGCACTGGTATCGTCTAGCTAGAAGCTACAAACGTTGCAATACGAGAGGTTCAAGAAATCAGGCGAATTTGGAGTAAGTCCTCCCAAGTTAACCCTTTTTCAATTATACCGAGAGCTACAGCAGGAACTTCTCTAGTCGTAAAATGGCTGCGAACAAAGTTATGAACCATCCAGAAAATATCTAGGACTCGCTGTAATCCCACAACAGATTTAGCATAAGTATTTGTACGACGACGAAAGGCGGCTAAATAGCGTCGGATAGCACTATTAAATGCCTCAACGTGGTTGGCATGGATATCCTTTTCTTCTGGTTTTTCTGTTGTCTCTGGATGTTCTGGTTTCGGAGTTTCTACTTTCTTTAGTTTACCCTCAGAATCTCGACGTTTACTACTCTTATTTTTTAGTCTTACCACCATACCTTTCGGTAATACTTTGGTGGGACGACCTCGCTTTCCAGTCCTTAATACTTCGTGACAAATATCAAATAGCAGTTGACTATATCGCTTTTCTCCATCTGTAAATAACTGGAGAGATTCTGCACTCCTTTCAAATAATTCCGCTACCGTCATCATTGCTTCTAGAAATAATTTCTGCTCTTTTCGACCACATTTTAAATGCCAAATAAAGCGGCTAGCCCTCTCCATGAGCACGATTGTCCACCCCTCAGAGGCACTTGCTTCTTTATTTTTTCCAACTTTTGTGTATAGTTCATCCCCTTCTATTACTAATTTAACAAATTCATTCACTAAGGCGTATAAAAATAATGTCTCTTGTAATCCTGATAATTTCTTTTCCCAATTCAATATTGTTGTTTTTGCGTAGCCGAATGCTCGGGCTGCTGCATTTAATCCTATTCCTTCCATTCTGGCTTTTAATACTTTTACAATTTCACTTAATGGGGTTTCTAAGCCAGCGATTACGCTACCATAAGTCTCAGCAAAACAAGAACTACATTCTTGACAAATGAACATTTTACGTTCCCCGTTACCTTTCGTTTGATAATGAGAATGTATTTTTACGTTTTCACTATAGCAATGAGGACAGTTTTTCTTGAATAAGGCATCCTCTTTCTCTTGGCACAAGCCAACATCATTCAGGATTTCCATAGAGCTTTTCTTTAATATTGACATTGTTTTCTGTTTCCTTCTTCTTTGATATAATGACAATAATGATAGTATAATAATAACGGGCCGATGTCTAGTCTTAAACTATTTTTCTATTTTCTCAAAGCCTTACACCATAACTTTTTCCAACTTTGATCAGACGATACCAGTTCCAACTCGTTTCCTCCCTTAAACACTTCTGATAAGGCTTTTCCAAACCCCTCACTTAACTTTTTCCCAATCGAGAAGGCACGATTGTTTAGCCTCTCGTCTCCCAATTCACAACTGGCAAAGTTTTTTGTCCACCATTCCAACATTTTTTGACCTGCCCTTTAAGATTTTCTCCATTTTACAGTCTCATACTCCCTTCATCCTTTGTTTTTGAAATTTGAACGATAAGCGGGATGATGGCTTCAGAATATTTTTTTCCTGTCAAGAGAATCATTACTCAAACCCTTGCCAGATAAAGCCTCTAGAAGTTTGCATTGCTGGATTTTGGACTTAACGGGAAAAGTCAGATCTTTTCTAGGAGTTCACAAACCTGAGTTCCCGTAATATAAGAACTGTTCGTTACCATAATTACTTCATGGGTAATTGCATTTAATGCTCCTAACACATTAAAACGTTTTCTCCCTGATGGTGACTTAATAAAAATCCTCTTGAAGCACCATATAAAATTTACAAATGCTCCCATTACAAAATGAGAGGCATCTACAAAGAAAACTGCCCTTTTTCCTGCTTTTGCCTCTTCTAGCCTTGGTTCTAGCTCTTTTTTCCTATAGCTATCCTGAGCTTCTACATCTGCTTTTGATGGAATTGTTCCCACCTTTAGACACCTCATTCCTATTGACTTTAAAAATTTTCTGACTTGCGTTGGACTTCTTTTTATTCCCGTTAATTCTTCTATTCTTTTTACTGCTTCATTTATTGTTGCTGGTGGATTTGACTCAAAATATGTCTCAATTTTCCCTTGATGCTCTGTTAACTCGCTTTTCGGGCGATTAAATTTTATTTCTTTTAGTTTTTCTATCCCGCCCTCTTGATAATCACGGATATAGCTTGTCACCGTATTTACTGAAACTCCTGCGAATTGAGCAATTTTTTGATGAGATAATCCCTGACTTTTTAACCATAAAACTTCCATCTTTAGCTGTACTCTAGGATGCGGGTGATTAAACCGACCGTAAGACAACAGTCTTTTGTCTTCTTCCGTAAATTCTAACTTAATCATTTCTCAGCCTCTTGACTACTTTTTCTATTTTTACTATATTATCTCTTATTTTTAAAATTCGCAACTTGTGACCGTGTTCAGTATAGTTGATTAATTGGCAATTTTCATAGCAAAACCCTTGCCAGTAAATAGGGCTTGCTGAAAAAGTCAAAAAACGAAAGAAATGTGGGTTAGGGAAGTATGGACTGAAAAAGCATAGATAACTTATCCTTATGGAAACAAATCAAAATACAGATTTTGTTTAATCTATTGTTCCTTTCTGTCTAAAAAGGTCAACACAAATCACTCCTCACAAAAGAGAGGAAAATTAACACCATTTTTCACAAGAAAAACGACTCTACAACTTTTTACTTTTTGTCTTCTGAAGTAGAGTAGAAAGATTCATTACCAAAAAGTTCATCGCAATTACCGTTTCCGAGGTCTCAGGTAGTTTGGCCATCACTCGACCAAGACTAAATTTCCTCTTTCCCTGTCCGAATTTACCCTCAATGGCATTACGCACTCTTTCATCTGAGCGTGCCTCTTTCTTTTTTTCTTTGCTCACCTCTTTCGGCGGTCTTCCCAATCGGGGACCACTCATTCTTATATCCCTTTCTTTACAATAAGCTCGATTCGCTTTTGTTCGATAGATTTTATCCACATGAACCGATTCCGGATAACATCCTGTTTCCCTTTTATATTCTTCTATTCGCGCTTGTAAATCTCCCGATTCGTTGTAATTATCCCAACTTAATTTGTCTAAGAAGACAAAGCCATTCACATTACTTGCCGATATTTTAGCTCCAAACTCTACTGCTTTTCCCGCTTTTCCACGCACTATTGGACGCACGTGAGGTTGGCTTACACTCACAATTCTGTTTTCTACTTTATTTGTCTTTTTTTCATACATTTCTAACTGTTGCTCATACACTTTTCCTATCGTTACAAGCTCTTCTTGCTCTTTTTGCGTTAGTTTTTCTAACTTTGCTCCCTCTTCTATCATTTTTTCTATATCAGACAAGTTTCTTTTTATATATCCTAGTTGTTTTTTTGTTCCTTTTCTTCTTTCTTTTTTTGACACACGACGTTTTTTTGCTATGGCTAAGTACTCTTTTCTTGCCACTTCCCTATAAGTCCTCGGCTTTTCTTTCCTTTTCTCTTTTATTTCTTCATATTGCTTATCTATTATTTTTTCTGTTTTTTCTCTGGCATCATTCAATATTCCTATATCCGTTGGATATTTTATATCTGCTGGTGTACAAGTCGCATCTAACAATAACTTTCCTTCATTTTCTTTTTTTTCTGACGCTACACCCGTCGCTTTTTTTCTATTTCTTTATTAATTTTATTTATTAATTCCATTCCTATTTTTTTACGAAAATGAACCATCATTGACGCATTAAATGCTTCTTTGCTACTATAGCTTTCCATTCCTATAAAGTACTGTAAATAAGGGTTCTCTTTTATTTGTTCTACTGTTTCTCTGTCACTTTTTCCTGAAATTTCTTTGATAATTAATGCTCCTAATGCCATTCTAAATGATTTGGCTGGGGCTCCTTTTTTTTCTGTGAAGTTTTTTGCATATTCTTCCTCATATTCTTCCCAGGGAATCATTTTTGACATTTCTATCCAACGATTTTCTTCGTCTAACTGCCCGCCGAACAGATTTTTCAAGTTTTCTGGTGTTTCAATTGAGTACTGTTGCTTTCGGTACATCTGCTTTCTCTCTTCTTAATGCAATGGTTTTGAGGCATTCTACCCTATTTTCGTGCATTCTAGCGGTTCTTAATTCGCCTACTATTTTTCTCCGTAAAGGTTTCAGCTTTTTTCAGCAAGCCCTAAATACATCGAGCCTTTTGTATCTTTGACTACATTCTGAATTTGGAATTGCTGATGTTAATAAACCTTAGACAACTAAAGCAACTCCCGCACATCCGCTACCTGACCCGCGATCGCTGATCAATCCAAAGCAAGGGATAACTGTACATAGGGCGTTTGCATTTCAGTTACCTTGGGAGTTTGTTGGAACTGTGGCCAATTGTCCTCAAACCATCCTTCCGAACTGCCAGGTAATTGGAGATCGCGTTCTAACCAGCGTTGAAAGACCAATTCTCGGCCATCCTGGGGAGAAACCAGTTGATAGATCCGCACCGTTTTGCGATTGATTTTTCGGGTTTTGAGTAAGATTAGACCATAGCCAATTTGCTCCAAACAGCGACGCACAATGGTGATCGGACTGGCATTTTTAGCAATCCCGATTCCCAGAATATTTTTAATATCGGCACGGTTTTGGATCGCAATAGTAGCAAGGGCTTGAAGATCGCTATCCAGGGGACAGAGTTCTCGTTGCGGATGGGTTAATAGGACTTTAAGACCTAAAACCTCCATCGTGCCGATCGCCGCCCCCAATTGGGAACGATTAAAGTCTGGAAGAAAAAGACTACCATGACCCTGTTCAATTAATAGTTTGGCAATTTTGGTATCTCGATCAGCGAGAAAAGGACGGCCCACCGTTAAAAAGTAATGCAGTCGCAGTTTTTGATACCAGCCCTGATCATCCAAGCTAACCAGTTCGGTGGTAACGGTTAAACCATAGCGTGCCTGTATTTCAAACTTCCGCATTGCCCGCCGTTCCTGGGGACTTTTCACCAGCCGTTTTTTCAGCCCTTGATAATCCGACTCAG contains:
- a CDS encoding IS4 family transposase translates to MTTAAVEEYKIMLSVGDTTFLDYRNIKEKREGYGPTGKGGNGLILHSALAIEPEKGQVLGLLWQKLWNREVKEKPPTDETAKQKKERQKEQRKAARQRPFEEKESYKWVEALNTCEKQVESSTRVIHVFDREGDVSEVFDSVRQLKHTGVLVRASHNRSLDKNSERLWQHLESEPIRFHQEIEIPSTGKRKARKVKLAVRFCSVNLRTPYRFDNRDPLNVYAVYATEIDCPEGETPLSWMLLTTEVVETIEMAVTILRWYTYRWRVEEFHKVLKSGCQSERYRLASDGMKTLLGFLSVIAVELLHVTYLHRTQPDALAIEILNPLQLQVLKAAASQKLPPILTVAWAVESVAFLGGYLEHRRKTPLGIQVLWRGWLKLHDLCQGWQLAIRT
- a CDS encoding ABC transporter permease subunit — its product is MELITEILLRTGEHLVLVLIAMASAITISIPLGIFITRQKQSAKPILVIANAIQTIPSLAIFGFLITVPLLGGIGKVPAIVALTLYALLPLILNTYTGLNQVDPGFIEAGLSMGMSRRQVLFYIELPLALNVILTGIRVSTVICVGIATIAAAIGAGGLGTFIFRGISTVNNQLILAGAIPSALIALSADWGIGWLEKQLTRRTPRQPFSRKKRLIWLSLAGFLLFSSIGIFYQQINFNNKSVGEITIGSKNFTEQVILSEILAQQIENNTNLKVDRKFNLGGTFICHEAVKAGKIAGYVEYTGTALTAILKEPIINNSQEVYRLVKQAYQEQLALTVFPSLGFENTFAIVIRGADAQRLKIKTLSEAARYTNQWQAGFGYEFLAREDGFPGLAKTYGLEFAKAPKEMDLGLMYRALADKQVDLVAGNSTDGLIPILKLVILQDDKHYFPPYDAVPVFNEKILQKYPQLRTAVLKLSGQISAEEMQQLNYQVDNQVKSVEESAKSFLQSKGLIKN
- a CDS encoding ISKra4 family transposase, with amino-acid sequence MTAKLINVEGSKIKIELTLELSRSMLDTEINIQKGLNEVGCIASKEALKYLDTDGSPLKIGEEIWKSKGEQPKEYQTPYGEVIVNRHVYQRSVGGKTYCPLEREARIIITSTPLLAKQVSSKMSGMAGKEVKNDLLENHGRKVALSYIQRLSEAVGSVVQAKEEAWSYAPPKEDSQIATVGIGLDGTCMLMCEDGYREAMVGTVSLYDSEGERQPTIYLGAAPEYGKKSFLERLEREIERAKNRYPEATLVGIADGAESNWKFLEKQTEEQILDFYHASGYLGALAEALHPNTVSKQKEWLTENCRELKHEKGKAGELLNLMKEVKEEKSHSKNLTEKLQAAITYYENHQHQMDYAEYIEKKYPIGSGVTEAACKTLVKQRLCCSGMRWKEKGAGIILSLRALVLTKERWSQFWAKLDQYGFPVEP
- a CDS encoding transposase, with translation MLEWWTKNFASCELGDERLNNRAFSIGKKLSEGFGKALSEVFKGGNELELVSSDQSWKKLWCKALRK
- a CDS encoding IS1 family transposase, with product MSILKKSSMEILNDVGLCQEKEDALFKKNCPHCYSENVKIHSHYQTKGNGERKMFICQECSSCFAETYGSVIAGLETPLSEIVKVLKARMEGIGLNAAARAFGYAKTTILNWEKKLSGLQETLFLYALVNEFVKLVIEGDELYTKVGKNKEASASEGWTIVLMERASRFIWHLKCGRKEQKLFLEAMMTVAELFERSAESLQLFTDGEKRYSQLLFDICHEVLRTGKRGRPTKVLPKGMVVRLKNKSSKRRDSEGKLKKVETPKPEHPETTEKPEEKDIHANHVEAFNSAIRRYLAAFRRRTNTYAKSVVGLQRVLDIFWMVHNFVRSHFTTREVPAVALGIIEKGLTWEDLLQIRLIS
- a CDS encoding transposase encodes the protein MKISKEEKSKLGGKIMMVVEAFTQRPVTLWYTENDKSNDKIWCEELAAKLPENGLILVDMGFFSFVWFDLLTEAKKFFLTRFRAGTSYKTKQVLSQGSHYRDEIIIMGNYRSNPCKHPVRLVSVLWGTIWYQYLTNVLSPEQLSAEEVCDLYRRRWTIEEGATFS